A genomic segment from Streptomyces sp. NBC_01233 encodes:
- the rdgB gene encoding RdgB/HAM1 family non-canonical purine NTP pyrophosphatase, protein MPPRLILATRNAGKVSELHAILSEAGLPHTLVGADAYPEIPDVKETGVTFAENALLKAHALAQATGLPAVADDSGLCVDVLNGAPGIFSARWAGAHGDDKANLELLLAQLGDIADEHRGAHFFCAAALALPDGTERVVEGRLLGTLRHTPSGTGGFGYDPILQPLGESRTCAELTPAEKNAISHRGQAFRALVPAVRELLG, encoded by the coding sequence ATGCCGCCCCGCCTGATCCTGGCCACCCGCAACGCGGGCAAGGTCTCCGAACTCCACGCCATCCTGTCCGAGGCCGGTCTGCCGCACACGCTGGTCGGCGCGGACGCGTACCCGGAGATCCCCGACGTCAAGGAGACCGGGGTCACCTTCGCCGAGAACGCCCTCCTCAAGGCGCACGCCCTCGCGCAGGCCACCGGTCTCCCGGCGGTCGCCGACGACTCCGGCCTCTGCGTGGACGTCCTGAACGGCGCCCCCGGCATCTTCTCGGCCCGCTGGGCCGGCGCGCACGGAGACGACAAGGCGAACCTCGAACTCCTGCTGGCCCAGCTCGGGGACATCGCCGACGAGCACCGCGGCGCGCACTTCTTCTGCGCGGCCGCCCTCGCCCTCCCCGACGGCACGGAACGCGTCGTCGAAGGCCGCCTCCTGGGCACCCTGCGCCACACCCCGTCCGGCACGGGCGGCTTCGGCTACGACCCGATCCTGCAGCCCCTGGGCGAATCCCGCACCTGCGCGGAACTCACCCCGGCGGAAAAGAACGCCATCTCCCACCGGGGCCAGGCCTTCCGCGCCCTCGTCCCGGCGGTCCGCGAACTCCTGGGCTGA
- the rph gene encoding ribonuclease PH — protein MSRIDGRTPEQLRPVTIERGWSKHAEGSVLISFGDTKVFCTASFTEGVPRWRKGSGEGWVTSEYSMLPRSTNTRGDRESVRGKIGGRTHEISRLIGRSLRAVIDYKALGENTIVLDCDVLQADGGTRTAAITGAYVALADAVAWGQQKKLIKAGRKPLTGTVAAVSVGIVDGVPLLDLCYEEDVRAETDMNVVCTGDGRFVEVQGTAEGEPFDRKELNALLDLAAGGCADLEAIQLGALEL, from the coding sequence ATGTCTCGCATCGACGGCCGTACGCCCGAACAGCTCCGCCCGGTCACCATCGAACGCGGATGGAGCAAGCACGCCGAGGGCTCCGTCCTCATCTCCTTCGGAGACACCAAGGTCTTCTGCACCGCCTCCTTCACCGAAGGCGTCCCGCGCTGGCGCAAGGGCAGCGGCGAAGGCTGGGTCACCTCCGAGTACTCGATGCTGCCGCGCTCCACCAACACCCGCGGCGACCGCGAATCCGTACGCGGCAAGATCGGCGGCCGCACCCACGAGATCTCCCGCCTCATCGGCCGCTCGCTGCGCGCCGTCATCGACTACAAGGCCCTCGGCGAGAACACCATCGTCCTGGACTGCGACGTCCTCCAGGCCGACGGCGGCACCCGCACCGCCGCCATCACCGGCGCCTACGTCGCCCTCGCCGACGCCGTAGCCTGGGGCCAGCAGAAGAAGCTCATCAAGGCCGGCCGCAAGCCGCTGACCGGCACCGTCGCCGCCGTCAGCGTCGGCATCGTCGACGGCGTCCCGCTCCTCGACCTCTGCTACGAGGAGGACGTGCGCGCCGAGACCGACATGAACGTGGTCTGCACGGGCGACGGCCGCTTCGTCGAGGTCCAGGGCACCGCCGAGGGCGAGCCCTTCGACCGCAAGGAACTGAACGCCCTCCTCGACCTCGCCGCCGGCGGCTGCGCGGACCTGGAAGCCATCCAGCTGGGCGCGCTCGAACTCTAG
- a CDS encoding PTS transporter subunit EIIC gives MSAKSAAAVPQPKRWNGLFQGLQKMGRSLQLPIAVLPAAGILTRLGQPDVFGVEGLGWTNVARVMASAGGSLLNADLGLPLLFCVGVAIGMAKKADGSTALAAVVGFLAYRGVLRAFPKPCPEGTRDVGGGCLGPDFTLAEYTFQNPGVFGGIVMGLLSAWFWQRYHRVKLVDWLGFFNGRRLVPIIMTFVAIAFAVLCLWIWPPIGAGLESFSDWLVGLGSWGAGIFGVANRALLVIGLHQFLNVPVWFQFGTYTKPDGQEVHGDIPMFLAGDPSAGQFLSGFFPIMMFALPAAALAITHCAKPQRRKEVGGLMLSVALTSFVTGITEPLEYSFLFVAPALYVIHALLTGVSMAVTWALGVHDGFSFSAGLIDYVINWSLATKPWMIIPIGLGFAVVYYAVFRFAITKFDIPTPGRESDEEIEAMQEETTKA, from the coding sequence ATGAGCGCGAAGAGCGCCGCCGCAGTGCCGCAACCCAAGCGGTGGAACGGCCTGTTCCAGGGCCTGCAGAAGATGGGGCGGAGCCTCCAGCTGCCGATCGCCGTCCTGCCCGCGGCGGGCATCCTCACCCGGCTGGGACAGCCCGACGTCTTCGGCGTGGAGGGGCTCGGCTGGACGAACGTCGCCAGGGTCATGGCCAGCGCGGGCGGCTCCCTCCTCAACGCCGACCTCGGCCTCCCCCTCCTCTTCTGCGTCGGCGTCGCGATCGGCATGGCCAAGAAGGCGGACGGCTCCACCGCGCTGGCGGCGGTGGTCGGCTTCCTCGCCTACCGGGGGGTCCTGCGGGCCTTCCCCAAGCCCTGCCCGGAGGGGACCAGGGACGTCGGGGGCGGCTGCCTGGGGCCCGACTTCACCCTCGCCGAGTACACGTTCCAGAACCCGGGGGTCTTCGGCGGCATCGTCATGGGCCTGCTCTCCGCCTGGTTCTGGCAGCGCTACCACCGGGTCAAGCTGGTGGACTGGCTCGGCTTCTTCAACGGCCGCCGGCTGGTCCCGATCATCATGACCTTCGTCGCGATCGCCTTCGCCGTGCTCTGCCTGTGGATCTGGCCGCCGATCGGCGCCGGACTGGAGAGCTTCTCCGACTGGCTGGTGGGCCTGGGCTCCTGGGGCGCCGGCATCTTCGGCGTCGCGAACCGCGCGCTGCTGGTGATCGGCCTGCACCAGTTCCTGAACGTGCCGGTGTGGTTCCAGTTCGGCACCTACACCAAGCCGGACGGCCAGGAGGTTCACGGCGACATCCCGATGTTCCTGGCGGGCGACCCGAGCGCCGGGCAGTTCCTCTCCGGCTTCTTCCCGATCATGATGTTCGCCCTGCCCGCGGCAGCGCTGGCGATCACGCACTGCGCGAAGCCGCAGCGGCGCAAGGAGGTCGGCGGCCTGATGCTGTCGGTGGCCCTGACCTCCTTCGTCACGGGCATCACCGAGCCGCTGGAGTACTCCTTCCTCTTCGTGGCGCCCGCCCTGTACGTCATCCACGCGCTGCTGACGGGCGTCTCCATGGCGGTGACGTGGGCCCTGGGCGTCCACGACGGCTTCAGCTTCTCGGCCGGTTTGATCGACTACGTCATCAACTGGAGCCTGGCGACGAAGCCCTGGATGATCATTCCGATCGGCCTGGGCTTCGCGGTCGTCTATTACGCGGTCTTCCGCTTCGCGATCACGAAGTTCGACATCCCGACCCCGGGCCGGGAGTCGGACGAGGAGATCGAGGCGATGCAGGAGGAGACCACCAAGGCCTGA
- a CDS encoding PTS glucose/sucrose transporter subunit IIB, with protein MYRPRRDPFFETLREKHMATKAEKIVAGLGGIDNIEEVEGCITRLRTEVVNPDLVDEAALKAAGAHGVVKMGTAIQVVIGTDADPIAADIEDMM; from the coding sequence ATGTACCGGCCGCGCCGAGACCCGTTCTTCGAAACACTCAGGGAGAAACACATGGCCACCAAGGCTGAGAAGATCGTCGCCGGGCTCGGCGGCATCGACAACATCGAAGAGGTCGAGGGCTGCATCACCCGCCTGCGCACCGAGGTCGTCAACCCCGACCTCGTCGACGAAGCCGCACTCAAGGCCGCCGGCGCCCACGGCGTCGTCAAGATGGGCACCGCGATCCAGGTCGTCATCGGCACCGACGCCGACCCGATCGCCGCCGACATCGAAGACATGATGTGA